The Aeoliella mucimassa genome includes the window GACCCCGAGCGATTGCAGCCGATTCTCGATGCCCTCCGCCGGCAACTTGCCCGCAAGTCAAAACGGCAATCGATAGGTGACGACGATCTCGACGAACTGCTCCAGCAGACCGTGGCCGTCGATGGCACGTTTCTCCCGGCCGTGGCCGAAGTCGCCTGGGCCATGTGCAATACGAACAATCATGGGGCGAAGAAGCATCGAGCGCGGGTGGATGTCCATTTGCCGGTGAGCACGTGGCTTCCCGAGGCAATCGTCATTCCATCCCCTGGCCAGAGCGAGGCCGATTCAGCCATCGAACGGTTGCAGCCCGGTCGTATCTATCTGTACGACCGCGGCTTCATGAGTTTCGCGCTCTTGGCAGCGCACTACGACGACACACACGCGTTGCAATCGCACTTCGTGGCTCGTTATCGCCCAGCGGGGGGCAATTCGCCCACGCTGCGGGAAGTGAAAAGTCGCGAACTCACCGAAAAAGACAAAGCGGCCGGCGTGCTCAGCGATGGAGTGGGACATTTCAAGTCTTCGAATCCGAGCCGACATCGAGTTCCCCGAGTGCAGCTTCGCGAAGTCATCGTCGCTTGCGAAGAAAAGGGAAAACCGTCGCAACTGCGGTTGATCACCAACCTGCTCGATGTACCGGCGCACGTGATTGCCATGCTGTATCGCTATCGTTGGCAAGTAGAACTGTTCTTTCGGTGGCTGAAGAGCTCTGCGAACTTCGGACACTTGATCAGCCACGCAAGCGAAGGGGTGCAAACGCACTTCTACGTGGCGGTCATTGCCGTGTTGCTGATGTACCTGCACACCGGTTATCGACCGAGCAAGTACCTGTTCGCCCTAATGGGACAGGTCGGCCGCGGGGCGGCAACCCTGGAAGAGATCCTGCCGATCCTCCGCGAGCGAGAACGTCAGAACGAACTGGCCCGGCAGTCGGCCGCGCGGCGGAGCGAGAAAAAGAAACAGCAATCGACTTAGAGACGCTGCCACTCGGCCGCGATTCTCACGCTGCCGCCTGCGCAATGTGAAAGGAAAAAGGCGGCGAGTCTTGATCGCGTAAGCCAATCCATGCAATCATAAGACGCCGCGCAACACTCCCGGAATGCAAAGAACCGAACTCCGGACAGTAATGGGCGAAGCCAGTGGCACACAGAAAAGCGATGTGGTCAGTGCCACCCGTCCGAATGTTTATGGCTCGTTGTCACCGAAGCTTTCAGCTGCGAACACAATTTGTGGCTGTGAGTGCTTTAGTTCTTCAATCAAGTTTAGATGATCTGAATACACGGTATTTGTTACTGTCAGATATCGCAGGCTCTGACTTCCGAATAAGGCAATAAGATGGTGTTCTTCCAAGCTGTCGTCGAGAAGCGCGAGGTGTGTAATGTTTGGAAGACCAAGAATAGCATCAATAAACTGGTCATCCAAGCTGACTCGCAATAGTGTTAACTGCTCCAATTGCCTCAACTTGCTGAGGCCTTTCGCGACACCTTTCTCTAATATGCAGTTTCGCATCACGATCTTTCTGAGACTAGCAAGTTGTTGTAGCTGGTTTATTCCATCGGAACTAACCGTTGCATCTTCAATCAATATTGCTTCTAAATCAGGGGAGCTGGTGATAACCTCCCAGCACTTCCTGTTAACGATTCGATCCTCGATAACAACAAGATATGGGCTTTTCAGTTTACTAACGAGTTCACGACAGGCTTCGTAATCGTTCATTCCTGACAAGTTTATAGACGCTATTGTCCCCCCTGTTGTGTCACGCACGATCCTTACACCCTGTGATTCCAGTGCTTCGACATAATTGCTTTCTCTAGCGATTGGCAACCAGAAGAAACAGTAAAGAATCAGAATCATTAGTGCGATAGCCCAAGACTTTCGGACAGCGGCGGGAGCTATTTTCTATTACGCCGCTACGGCCGGGGCGTATTCGGCTTCGAATGCTTCAGGGGTTTTGTAACCCAGCGACTGGTGGAGCCGCTGGCGATTGTAGAACACTTCAATGTACTTGAACACGCTCAGGCGTGCTGACTCAAGGTCGGCATACTCGTAGTGCTTCGTCCACTCGTGCTTCAGACTCCAGAAGAATCTCTCGGCAACCGCGTTGTCGTAGCAGTTGCCTCGGCGGCTCATCGAACACTCGATGCCAAGCGTCTGCAAGGTCCGTTGATAGCTCTCACTCGTGTACTGACAACCGCGGTCACTGTGATGCAGCAGTTCGCCACGCTGGGGGCGGCGCGACTCGATGGCTTGACGTAACGCATCGCTCACCAGCGGGGTGGCCAGCGAATGACTCATCGACCAACCTACCACCTTGCGGCTGAACAGATCGACGACGACCGCCACGTACACCCAACCAGCCAGCGTCGGCAAGTACGTGATGTCGGTCACCCATTTCTGGTTCGGACGCTCCGCATCGAAGTCCCGATCCAAGACGTTCGGCGCTGGCCGTTTGGACGGATCCGCCTTGGTCGTCGTCGGCGTGAACCGCTTACGGACTCGGCTTTTCAGGCCCATTTCTTTCATCGCACGGGCCACCGTGTTACGACAGGCCGTCTCCAACTCCTCTCGTTGCTGGAGCTGTTCGGCGATCTTGGCCGGACCGTAAATGGTGTGATGTTGTTCGAACACCTGCCGGACCGAAGCGTGAATCTTTGCTGTTCGTTTCGCTCGCTTACTTCGCGGACGGTCGACCGAGTCGTAGTAGCCCGATCGACTGACCTGAAGGAGCTGGCACATCAGGGCCACCGGAAAGGAGTCGCGGTGCTCGCTAATCCAGGCGTACTTCATGTCGACTCCTTCGCAAAGTACGCCGTGGCTTTTTTTAGAATTTCTCGTTCCAGTTCGGTCCGTTTGAGTTGTTTGCGGAGCCGAGCGATCTCGGCTCGCATCTCCTCGACCGTGGCGTCGTCACCGCACGGCTCCGGCGGGGGAGCCAGTTTGGCGTGCCAAGCCCGCAGCGTGGCATCGCACACCCCCACCGCAGCACAGGCGGACTTGAACGAATAACCTTCTTCAACCACCAGCCGCACCGCGTCTCGCTTGAATTCATCGCTATACGTAGGCCGCTGCCGCTTCGCTTGCTCGTCCATGTTTCGGACCTCCTAAGGGAACCATTAT containing:
- a CDS encoding IS3 family transposase, which translates into the protein MKYAWISEHRDSFPVALMCQLLQVSRSGYYDSVDRPRSKRAKRTAKIHASVRQVFEQHHTIYGPAKIAEQLQQREELETACRNTVARAMKEMGLKSRVRKRFTPTTTKADPSKRPAPNVLDRDFDAERPNQKWVTDITYLPTLAGWVYVAVVVDLFSRKVVGWSMSHSLATPLVSDALRQAIESRRPQRGELLHHSDRGCQYTSESYQRTLQTLGIECSMSRRGNCYDNAVAERFFWSLKHEWTKHYEYADLESARLSVFKYIEVFYNRQRLHQSLGYKTPEAFEAEYAPAVAA
- a CDS encoding transposase, which translates into the protein MDEQAKRQRPTYSDEFKRDAVRLVVEEGYSFKSACAAVGVCDATLRAWHAKLAPPPEPCGDDATVEEMRAEIARLRKQLKRTELEREILKKATAYFAKEST